A single genomic interval of uncultured Desulfobacter sp. harbors:
- the istB gene encoding IS21-like element helper ATPase IstB, translated as MMSDRDQIVNHLKSLHMPTMRRSYEETADQARAESWGYEHYLLQLLNLECEVRWQNRIARNLRASKLPPSKTFENFDKKRLPIKVANHLNVLIDGSFLNQSENILAFGNPGSGKTHLLCAIGHELIAQGKQVLFIPCSSLVQDLLIAKRELELTKKLKSLSRFDAVIIDDIGYVQQSREEMEVLFTFLADRYEQGSLMITSNLPFSKWEQIFKDPMTTAAAIDRLVHHSIIFELNVESYRMEQAQKESK; from the coding sequence ATGATGAGCGACAGAGACCAGATTGTAAACCATCTTAAAAGTCTGCACATGCCGACCATGCGCCGCAGCTATGAAGAAACGGCAGATCAGGCCCGGGCGGAGTCATGGGGGTATGAGCACTATCTTTTGCAGTTGCTGAATCTTGAATGTGAAGTGCGTTGGCAAAACCGGATAGCCAGAAACCTGAGGGCATCCAAGCTGCCGCCCTCAAAGACCTTTGAGAATTTTGATAAAAAGCGTCTTCCTATAAAGGTCGCTAATCATTTGAATGTACTGATCGACGGCTCTTTTTTAAATCAATCTGAAAACATTTTGGCCTTTGGGAATCCCGGAAGCGGGAAAACCCATCTGTTATGTGCCATTGGTCATGAATTGATTGCACAAGGGAAACAGGTCCTTTTCATTCCTTGCAGCAGTCTTGTCCAGGATCTGCTGATCGCCAAAAGGGAACTTGAGTTGACAAAAAAGCTCAAAAGCCTTTCCAGGTTTGATGCCGTGATTATTGATGATATCGGATATGTCCAGCAAAGCCGGGAAGAGATGGAAGTATTGTTCACCTTCCTGGCAGACCGGTATGAGCAAGGCAGCCTGATGATCACCAGCAATCTTCCCTTTTCTAAGTGGGAACAGATTTTTAAGGACCCTATGACAACTGCTGCGGCTATTGACCGGCTTGTTCACCACAGCATTATCTTCGAATTGAATGTTGAAAGTTATCGCATGGAACAGGCCCAAAAGGAGTCAAAATGA
- the istA gene encoding IS21 family transposase, with protein MQSEKDFGIAAMKAGMDEKTARKYREIGKLPSELKQEHDWRTRKNPFEDVWDSIKAMLSINSGLEAKTIFEDLQRKQPGRFADGQLRTLQRRIKHWRATEGPCKEIFFAQIHKPGELCQSDFTHMDKVGVTIGGVPFDHMIYHFVLTYSNWETGSICFSESFESLSHGLQNALWNLGGVPHRHRTDRLATAVNKETHPEEFTRRYQDLMDHYGLTPCKTNPYSPNENGDVEQRNYRFKKAVDQALLLRNNRNFRDREEYERFLSKLFGQLNAGRKDRLAKELEVLRRLPKTRIDSCKKLDLKVGPGCTIRVNHNVYSVNSRLIGEKIQVRLYMEYLEIWYGQKKIDTVPRLRGEGKYKVNYRHIIDSLVRKPGAFENYRYRDAMFPTSRFRIAYDSLKERYTVQSAASRYLKILYLAAKDSEVAVDNALTILINEGHEISKDAVQRLMTSNTPVAGPDDIHIPAIDLSSYDKLLKMVEA; from the coding sequence ATTCAATCTGAGAAGGATTTCGGGATCGCAGCAATGAAAGCAGGTATGGATGAAAAGACGGCTCGAAAGTACCGTGAAATTGGTAAATTACCAAGCGAGCTTAAACAGGAACACGACTGGCGGACACGTAAAAACCCGTTTGAAGACGTATGGGATAGTATCAAAGCAATGTTATCAATAAATTCGGGGTTGGAAGCCAAAACCATTTTTGAGGATCTTCAGCGCAAACAGCCCGGCCGATTTGCCGATGGTCAGTTAAGGACCCTGCAACGACGGATCAAGCATTGGCGGGCAACAGAAGGTCCCTGCAAAGAAATATTCTTTGCACAAATACATAAACCAGGCGAACTATGCCAGTCTGACTTCACGCATATGGATAAGGTGGGTGTCACCATAGGCGGCGTTCCCTTTGATCACATGATCTATCATTTTGTTTTAACCTATTCTAACTGGGAAACCGGGAGCATATGTTTTTCTGAAAGTTTTGAAAGCCTGAGCCATGGCCTGCAAAATGCCTTATGGAACCTGGGCGGTGTTCCCCATCGTCACCGTACAGATCGTTTGGCGACCGCTGTTAACAAGGAGACCCACCCGGAAGAGTTCACCCGCAGGTATCAGGATCTTATGGACCATTACGGCCTGACACCTTGCAAAACGAACCCATACAGTCCCAATGAAAATGGTGACGTGGAGCAGCGCAATTACCGATTCAAAAAGGCTGTTGACCAGGCCCTTTTGCTAAGAAACAACCGGAATTTTAGAGACCGGGAGGAATACGAGCGTTTTCTGTCCAAACTGTTTGGACAACTGAATGCCGGCCGAAAAGACCGCCTTGCAAAAGAACTTGAAGTTTTGCGTCGGCTGCCCAAAACCCGAATCGACTCATGTAAAAAACTGGATCTGAAAGTCGGTCCCGGTTGTACAATACGGGTTAATCACAACGTATACTCAGTGAACAGCAGACTTATAGGAGAAAAAATACAGGTCCGCCTTTACATGGAATACCTGGAAATCTGGTACGGGCAAAAAAAAATCGATACCGTGCCACGGTTACGGGGCGAGGGGAAGTACAAAGTCAATTACCGGCATATCATTGACAGCTTGGTCAGAAAACCGGGGGCGTTTGAAAATTATCGATATCGTGATGCCATGTTCCCCACCAGTCGTTTTCGGATCGCTTATGATTCCTTAAAAGAGCGCTATACCGTTCAAAGCGCTGCGTCAAGATATCTGAAAATTTTATACCTTGCCGCAAAAGACAGTGAAGTGGCTGTGGACAATGCCTTGACGATTTTAATTAATGAAGGCCATGAGATCAGCAAAGATGCGGTCCAGCGTCTTATGACATCTAATACCCCTGTTGCCGGGCCGGATGATATCCATATCCCGGCCATTGATTTAAGCAGTTATGACAAACTTCTCAAAATGGTGGAGGCATGA
- a CDS encoding amylo-alpha-1,6-glucosidase, giving the protein MITNSVKIIEKANTCFPSRENFDWGFARNRRSVLMVPSAEWVQSIHSCQVNLNGKHMIAPNRDTPYEGLEGYHEGENWKFIDFFGLSISDQTGRYLPIDVSNDADSVFLNPWKVTYHYFIPRDLPGWDLPEDIPFYVTYYLNSKSPNGLTTGFVELSCPAGLRFNDVVLTPTLHPFVDIRHMYWEPRYFGYKTHFESKGDHSRIVISNENRTLVFFFSGLSCNYYHEPEFLDWYYKLGNCQRREVMIEEHNSSVTLFKPEQKRVASYFSISHNDSRKNGLVRLYFACGVNSTPKRISFSNITTFCQNSMDADANERIRIEKICKTISDDKIRNAVVARIAGLLKFKVNIQVNKTKYIQAPQAGAWWFKTPWYRDVFEGYLNSFNTFMYFPNEKEEIKENILYALNKQECETGRIPNRLNEFKEGSDLSYNTSDSILLCYIVAHKLILADKDISFAEQILPFLANLLERFQQYPDTDSIEIDGSPRIDSRTGLLLSVPWHSWIDTRSANIDINGHHFTGLPNRVSESFSQNLYRYIGTDVSLGIFLSSPNFFLPEINAQWITLLKGASSVLTLTKKTLSNKKGLSGLGKVISILLEKSTAHFKSFFYNPENKFLYNIVYYPRGQVDPIVDPLECEAAVTAAAMLGDMVFKINELEAIWKHAKQTLLVYRSLTELGKNRWPFGLLTRNVNFGPYYGDGQYHADVCWPRSTPYLIQLLRILGRDQVIRQILLNNLDHQSTEAAIFYNQELFSRPLGNNPNPQEITQDNPVPVKNPIQFWSQWCDPFLDYMNEL; this is encoded by the coding sequence ATGATAACAAACTCGGTAAAAATAATCGAAAAAGCCAATACATGCTTTCCATCCCGGGAGAATTTTGACTGGGGATTTGCCAGGAATAGACGTTCTGTGCTCATGGTGCCTTCAGCTGAATGGGTGCAGTCCATTCATTCTTGCCAAGTTAATCTAAATGGAAAACACATGATTGCTCCCAATCGAGATACGCCTTATGAAGGATTGGAGGGTTACCATGAAGGAGAGAACTGGAAATTTATTGACTTTTTTGGTTTATCCATAAGTGACCAGACTGGTCGATACTTACCGATTGATGTTTCAAATGATGCTGATTCCGTATTCCTAAATCCATGGAAAGTTACTTATCATTACTTCATTCCACGCGACTTACCAGGTTGGGACCTTCCCGAAGATATCCCCTTTTACGTAACTTATTACTTAAATTCAAAATCACCAAACGGTCTTACAACCGGTTTTGTAGAACTCAGTTGCCCGGCTGGTTTGAGGTTTAATGATGTGGTTTTGACACCGACTTTGCATCCCTTCGTGGACATCCGGCACATGTATTGGGAGCCTCGGTATTTTGGATACAAAACCCATTTTGAATCAAAAGGCGATCACAGTCGGATCGTTATTTCCAATGAAAATCGCACTCTGGTTTTTTTCTTTTCAGGACTCTCTTGCAATTATTACCATGAACCTGAGTTCCTTGATTGGTACTACAAATTGGGGAACTGTCAACGTCGTGAAGTAATGATTGAGGAGCACAATAGCTCGGTAACACTTTTCAAGCCGGAACAGAAAAGAGTCGCTTCCTACTTCAGTATTTCTCATAATGACAGCAGAAAAAATGGATTGGTACGTTTATATTTTGCGTGCGGAGTGAATAGCACCCCAAAGCGGATTTCTTTTTCAAATATCACGACCTTTTGCCAAAACTCTATGGATGCGGATGCAAATGAACGAATAAGGATTGAAAAAATTTGCAAGACTATTTCGGATGACAAAATTAGAAATGCCGTTGTTGCACGAATAGCAGGTTTGCTCAAGTTTAAGGTCAATATACAGGTCAATAAGACAAAGTACATCCAGGCACCCCAAGCTGGTGCATGGTGGTTTAAGACGCCATGGTATCGAGATGTCTTTGAGGGATATCTGAACAGTTTCAATACATTCATGTATTTCCCAAATGAAAAAGAGGAGATAAAAGAAAACATTCTGTACGCCCTTAATAAACAGGAATGCGAGACAGGACGAATACCAAATCGTCTGAATGAGTTCAAGGAAGGGAGCGATTTATCATACAATACGTCCGATAGTATTCTCCTTTGTTATATCGTCGCTCATAAACTCATCTTGGCAGACAAAGATATTTCCTTTGCGGAACAGATCCTGCCATTTCTTGCTAATTTGCTTGAACGTTTTCAGCAATATCCAGATACTGATTCCATAGAAATTGATGGCTCCCCTCGAATTGACTCTCGCACCGGCCTACTGCTTTCAGTGCCTTGGCATTCTTGGATAGATACTCGTTCCGCAAATATTGATATTAACGGTCATCATTTTACCGGATTGCCTAATCGAGTATCAGAATCATTTTCTCAAAATCTCTATCGTTATATAGGCACTGATGTTAGTTTAGGTATATTTCTCTCTTCTCCCAACTTTTTTTTGCCGGAAATCAATGCTCAGTGGATTACCTTGCTGAAAGGCGCTTCATCTGTTCTAACCTTGACCAAGAAAACTCTGTCAAATAAAAAAGGGTTATCAGGTCTTGGTAAAGTTATCTCGATACTTTTAGAGAAATCCACTGCTCATTTCAAATCTTTTTTCTATAATCCTGAAAACAAATTTCTTTATAATATTGTTTATTATCCTAGAGGACAAGTTGATCCAATTGTTGATCCTCTTGAATGCGAAGCCGCAGTGACTGCTGCGGCCATGCTTGGTGATATGGTATTTAAAATAAACGAACTGGAAGCGATTTGGAAGCACGCAAAACAGACCCTTCTTGTTTACCGCAGTTTGACAGAACTTGGCAAAAATAGATGGCCATTTGGGTTGCTAACGCGTAATGTAAATTTCGGACCTTACTATGGTGATGGTCAGTATCATGCAGATGTTTGTTGGCCTCGTTCGACGCCGTACCTGATACAGCTTCTCAGAATTCTTGGACGAGATCAGGTTATTCGACAAATTCTTTTGAATAACCTAGACCACCAGTCAACGGAGGCGGCAATATTTTATAACCAAGAGCTATTTTCGAGGCCCTTGGGCAATAACCCTAATCCCCAAGAGATTACTCAGGATAATCCGGTCCCCGTAAAAAATCCCATTCAGTTCTGGTCACAATGGTGTGACCCCTTTTTAGACTATATGAATGAACTATAG
- the serB gene encoding phosphoserine phosphatase SerB, which produces MGDIVLISITGKDQKGLTARISTILAQYRVSILDIGQAVIHEHISLGMLVDIPCSQDFSLMFKDLIFEGHKMGLAVDVVPVDPNEYETWVQTQDKERRIITVMGRAITTAQISAVSSVITDHDLNIDSITRMSGRRSLKRPLEPPMACIQFAVSGTPKSIPDMKGRFIHISQDLGIDISFHEDNIYRKNRKLVVFDMDSTLIQAEVIDELAKLAGVGEQVARITELAMRGEIDFKESFRRRVAHLKGLKETDIQGLAQTLPLTDGADLVIRTLKGLGYKLAILSGGFTFVGNYLKETLGFDYVFANTLEIENGEVTGQVSGEIVDGQKKAELLRELAKKENLSIQQTIAVGDGANDLPMISIAGLGVAFNAKPIVREKAANTISTMGLDGLLFLLGIHEREIPDPGSSI; this is translated from the coding sequence ATGGGGGATATTGTTCTGATCAGCATTACGGGCAAGGACCAAAAAGGTCTTACCGCCCGGATTTCAACCATCCTTGCCCAGTATCGGGTAAGCATTCTGGATATTGGTCAGGCTGTAATTCATGAACATATCTCTTTGGGCATGCTGGTGGATATTCCATGTTCCCAGGATTTTTCCCTGATGTTCAAGGATTTGATTTTTGAAGGACATAAGATGGGGCTGGCCGTGGATGTTGTGCCTGTGGATCCTAATGAATACGAAACCTGGGTCCAGACCCAGGACAAGGAGCGCAGAATTATTACGGTCATGGGACGGGCCATTACCACTGCTCAGATTTCGGCTGTCTCCTCCGTGATTACCGATCATGATCTTAACATTGATTCCATTACCCGTATGTCCGGCCGCAGATCCCTGAAAAGACCGTTGGAACCACCGATGGCTTGTATCCAATTTGCCGTGTCCGGCACACCTAAAAGCATTCCCGATATGAAGGGGCGGTTCATTCATATCTCCCAGGATTTGGGCATTGATATATCCTTTCATGAGGACAATATCTATCGTAAAAACCGCAAGCTTGTTGTGTTTGATATGGATTCCACATTGATTCAGGCTGAGGTGATTGATGAACTGGCAAAACTGGCCGGGGTCGGCGAGCAGGTGGCCCGAATCACCGAATTGGCCATGCGCGGGGAAATTGATTTCAAGGAGAGTTTTAGACGGCGTGTGGCCCATCTCAAAGGATTAAAAGAAACGGATATCCAGGGCCTTGCCCAAACCCTTCCCCTGACCGACGGGGCCGATCTTGTTATCCGGACCCTGAAGGGGCTGGGTTACAAGCTTGCCATCCTTTCCGGCGGTTTTACCTTTGTGGGCAATTATCTTAAAGAGACCCTCGGCTTTGATTATGTATTTGCCAATACCCTTGAAATAGAAAACGGCGAAGTCACAGGCCAGGTTTCCGGCGAAATTGTGGATGGTCAGAAAAAGGCAGAACTGTTACGTGAACTTGCAAAAAAAGAAAATTTGTCCATCCAGCAGACCATTGCCGTGGGTGACGGGGCCAATGACCTGCCCATGATTTCCATTGCCGGACTCGGTGTGGCCTTTAACGCCAAGCCCATTGTCCGGGAAAAAGCGGCCAATACCATTTCCACCATGGGCCTGGATGGTCTTTTGTTCCTGCTGGGAATCCATGAACGCGAGATCCCTGATCCGGGTAGCAGCATTTAA
- a CDS encoding CCA tRNA nucleotidyltransferase codes for MNSVANILDTIQARSPVSAILETLWTAGFQAFLAGGAVRDALLGLAPADVDILTNALPKDLSRLFAEQDSRYVGKSFAVTLVNKVEVATCRPADKKAVAAGLVFPATDLGRRDLTINSMAWDPETRTLADPFGGQEDIENRTIRFTRDSFDRIEEDPVRMVRACRFAARFGFKIEPDAFDAIRAHAHKITAQGTADRIQREVVKAMGMDKPSGFFNLLHDAGLLAHILPSLDRCYGLDGGPHHGETVFEHNLLVGDSLPASMPILRLAGFLHDTGKADALEIKEGRNTFPGHQKFTRAMMADLDRLRFSRKDMDYIYALVRGHMRPLKADTSPKAVRRLLAMLDDLKLSYQDFLRMRIADKKSNLNPVKKPYTLGDIRLRLGKILNALNEQTPFNINDLDISGRDIQQILDLPQGPAIGKVKSVLFEKVLEDPSLNQKKILEDLVRQMDQNHFTDSDGNAIK; via the coding sequence ATGAATTCAGTTGCCAATATCCTGGATACCATCCAAGCCCGCAGCCCCGTTTCTGCCATCCTTGAAACGCTTTGGACCGCAGGGTTCCAAGCCTTTCTGGCCGGTGGAGCTGTTCGGGACGCCCTTTTGGGTTTAGCGCCCGCGGATGTGGATATCCTGACCAATGCCTTGCCCAAAGATCTGTCCCGGCTGTTTGCTGAGCAGGATTCTAGATATGTGGGAAAATCCTTTGCCGTCACCCTGGTCAACAAGGTGGAGGTGGCGACCTGCCGGCCCGCAGATAAAAAGGCTGTGGCGGCAGGTCTCGTTTTTCCGGCCACAGACCTTGGCCGCCGGGATCTTACCATCAACAGCATGGCCTGGGATCCGGAAACCCGGACCCTGGCAGACCCCTTTGGCGGGCAGGAGGACATCGAAAACCGGACGATTCGATTCACCCGGGATTCCTTTGACCGGATTGAAGAAGACCCCGTGCGCATGGTCAGAGCCTGCCGGTTTGCTGCCCGTTTCGGGTTCAAAATTGAGCCGGACGCCTTTGATGCCATCCGTGCCCATGCCCATAAAATTACTGCCCAAGGGACCGCAGACCGGATTCAACGGGAAGTTGTCAAGGCCATGGGTATGGACAAGCCTTCGGGATTTTTTAATCTGCTTCATGATGCAGGCCTTCTGGCTCACATTCTGCCAAGCCTTGACCGGTGCTACGGTCTGGATGGCGGACCCCACCATGGCGAGACCGTATTTGAGCATAATCTTCTGGTGGGTGATTCGCTGCCGGCATCCATGCCCATACTCCGGCTGGCAGGGTTTCTTCATGACACGGGAAAAGCGGATGCTCTGGAAATCAAGGAGGGCCGGAATACGTTTCCGGGACATCAGAAATTCACCCGGGCCATGATGGCCGATCTTGATCGTCTCCGGTTTTCCAGAAAGGACATGGACTATATCTATGCCCTGGTCCGGGGTCACATGCGTCCTTTAAAAGCAGATACCTCCCCGAAAGCGGTACGCAGGCTTTTGGCCATGCTGGATGATCTAAAGCTGTCCTACCAGGATTTTTTACGTATGCGCATTGCCGACAAAAAAAGCAATCTCAATCCGGTAAAAAAGCCATATACCCTTGGGGACATCCGCCTGCGCCTGGGCAAAATCCTGAATGCTCTTAATGAGCAGACGCCGTTTAATATTAATGACCTTGACATTTCAGGCAGGGATATCCAGCAGATCCTGGACCTGCCTCAGGGTCCGGCCATTGGAAAGGTTAAATCGGTTTTATTTGAGAAGGTATTGGAAGATCCGTCCCTTAATCAAAAAAAGATCCTGGAAGACCTGGTCCGGCAGATGGACCAAAATCACTTTACAGATTCGGATGGCAACGCTATAAAATAG
- the amrS gene encoding AmmeMemoRadiSam system radical SAM enzyme codes for MIRARLYEPLSDGAVKCLACNHYCTIAPGHTGICGVRENRDGQLFSLVYDRVVAANVDPIEKKPIFHFKPGSLSFSIGTPGCNFKCRFCQNADISQISDQGEEPFSGYLAGKAMTPEAIVAKAVELGCQSIAYTYTEPTVFFELALDTAMLAKDAGLANIFVTNGFMSPKLLQASAAVLDAVNVDLKSFSDEFYKRYCKGRLEPVKQTLKSMVDLGLMVEVTTLVIPGLNDDPDELGQMASFIAEELGPTTPWHLSRFHPAYQLTQIGPTPVETLEKACDIARSAGLVHVYTGNVPGARENTYCPECGQIVVKRFGYSVENLLTHTNKCPGCGSPIFGIY; via the coding sequence ATGATACGTGCTCGTCTTTATGAACCTTTGTCCGATGGTGCGGTCAAATGTCTGGCCTGCAACCATTACTGCACCATTGCACCGGGACATACCGGCATTTGTGGTGTTCGGGAGAACCGGGATGGTCAGCTATTTTCCCTGGTGTATGACCGGGTGGTGGCAGCCAACGTGGACCCCATTGAGAAAAAGCCCATTTTTCATTTCAAACCCGGCTCGCTGTCTTTTTCCATTGGCACACCCGGGTGCAATTTTAAGTGCCGGTTTTGCCAGAATGCAGATATCTCCCAGATCAGTGACCAGGGGGAAGAACCTTTTTCAGGCTACCTTGCCGGCAAAGCAATGACGCCCGAAGCGATTGTCGCAAAGGCTGTGGAGCTAGGATGCCAAAGTATTGCCTATACCTATACCGAACCCACGGTTTTTTTCGAATTGGCTTTGGATACAGCCATGCTGGCAAAGGATGCCGGGCTTGCCAATATTTTTGTTACCAACGGATTTATGAGTCCCAAACTGCTTCAGGCCTCCGCCGCAGTGTTGGATGCAGTCAACGTGGATCTTAAATCTTTTTCTGATGAATTTTACAAGCGGTATTGTAAAGGCCGCCTGGAACCGGTTAAACAGACGCTGAAGAGCATGGTGGATTTAGGACTCATGGTGGAGGTCACCACCCTGGTGATCCCGGGGCTTAATGACGACCCCGATGAACTTGGGCAGATGGCGTCCTTCATTGCCGAAGAATTGGGGCCAACAACTCCCTGGCACCTGTCCCGGTTCCACCCGGCATACCAGCTGACCCAGATTGGGCCGACACCTGTGGAAACCCTTGAAAAAGCGTGCGACATTGCACGTTCAGCCGGACTTGTTCATGTGTACACCGGCAATGTACCGGGCGCCAGGGAAAATACCTATTGTCCGGAATGCGGTCAGATTGTTGTCAAACGATTTGGCTATTCAGTGGAAAACCTTTTAACCCATACCAATAAATGTCCCGGGTGTGGGTCCCCTATATTCGGGATCTATTAA
- a CDS encoding class I SAM-dependent methyltransferase — translation MAYEFDFKAAQDYDAFFEKGRAKHCLDLEIKLISSLIRPMSGKRLLDIGCGTGLSLEPFVDLGMNLTGIDPSPYMLDKAAERLGYRVDLHRGTAEDLPFDDNSFDTALLFFSLEFSDRPAKAIEEACRVAREQVVIGVHNRYALQNMFRRVKGLFFPDMYSRAHFFSVWELKTMMTSILGTVPVKWRTTVQFPFLSGRLMSRVERIRIIQWSYWGSFIGMRIKPVPKFRTRPLVLKTRNRKINEPATGLALGFRREE, via the coding sequence ATGGCATATGAATTTGATTTCAAGGCGGCCCAGGACTATGATGCCTTTTTTGAAAAAGGCCGGGCCAAACACTGCCTTGACCTTGAAATTAAACTTATCAGCTCCCTGATTCGCCCCATGTCGGGCAAGCGACTGCTGGACATTGGCTGCGGCACGGGTTTAAGTCTTGAACCTTTTGTAGATCTGGGCATGAACCTGACCGGTATTGACCCTTCACCATATATGCTGGACAAGGCCGCTGAACGGCTCGGATATCGCGTTGACCTGCACCGGGGAACAGCCGAGGATCTACCTTTCGACGATAATTCTTTTGATACGGCATTGCTGTTTTTCAGTCTTGAATTTTCAGACCGGCCGGCTAAGGCCATTGAAGAAGCCTGCCGGGTAGCCCGGGAACAGGTGGTCATCGGCGTTCATAACCGGTATGCCCTTCAGAATATGTTCCGGAGGGTTAAAGGTTTATTTTTTCCGGATATGTACAGCCGTGCCCATTTTTTTAGTGTGTGGGAGTTGAAAACGATGATGACCTCAATATTGGGGACAGTGCCTGTAAAATGGCGGACAACCGTACAGTTCCCGTTTCTGTCCGGGCGCCTGATGTCCAGGGTGGAACGTATTCGCATAATCCAGTGGTCTTACTGGGGCAGTTTCATTGGTATGCGAATTAAGCCTGTGCCTAAGTTTCGCACCCGGCCCCTGGTCCTGAAAACCCGAAATCGTAAAATCAATGAGCCGGCCACAGGCCTGGCGTTAGGATTCAGGAGGGAAGAATGA
- a CDS encoding response regulator: MVNKSLILTVDDKPQNLQFLGKLLSNNGYEVAMAQSGAQALTFVKSEFPDLILLDVMMPEMDGYEVCEKLKAGLPTRHIPIIFLTAKADAQDIVKGFDVGGVDYVTKPFHSAELLARIKTHIELKTLRGLLPMCSNCKKIRDDKGFWNDVDSYLETHSHLTFTHGICPTCMDKLYKGYDWYKKRKRSGIDE, from the coding sequence ATGGTCAATAAAAGTCTCATTTTGACAGTTGATGACAAACCTCAGAATCTTCAGTTCCTTGGGAAACTGCTCTCGAATAACGGATATGAAGTTGCCATGGCCCAGAGCGGGGCCCAGGCCCTGACGTTTGTAAAATCCGAATTCCCGGATCTCATCCTTTTAGATGTCATGATGCCGGAGATGGATGGGTATGAGGTCTGTGAAAAGTTGAAGGCCGGACTTCCCACCCGCCATATTCCAATAATTTTTTTAACGGCCAAGGCTGATGCCCAGGATATTGTAAAGGGGTTTGATGTGGGCGGGGTGGATTATGTTACAAAACCTTTTCATTCGGCTGAACTTCTGGCCCGCATCAAAACCCATATCGAACTTAAAACCCTGCGCGGCCTTTTGCCCATGTGTTCAAATTGTAAAAAAATTAGGGATGACAAAGGATTCTGGAATGATGTGGACAGCTATCTTGAAACCCACTCCCATCTGACCTTTACCCACGGTATCTGTCCAACATGCATGGACAAGCTTTATAAGGGGTATGACTGGTATAAAAAAAGGAAACGGTCCGGCATTGATGAATAA
- a CDS encoding peptidylprolyl isomerase, producing the protein MSEAIKSGDTIAVDYTGKFESGDVFDSSEGRQPLTFTVDTGMLIKGFDQAVIGMKKGESKTVTVPPEMGYGPRDENAMVDIPREQFPPEMDLKEGLQLQLQNPAGQPVPARVASVNDTSVTMDVNHFLAGKTLIFDITIAETGLEPPASGCGSSCSSGCGTKGEGSDSGCCGSCNCD; encoded by the coding sequence ATGAGCGAAGCAATTAAATCAGGGGATACCATTGCCGTGGATTATACGGGAAAATTTGAAAGCGGGGACGTGTTTGACTCTTCCGAAGGTAGACAGCCGCTGACCTTTACCGTTGATACGGGCATGCTGATCAAAGGCTTTGACCAGGCCGTCATCGGCATGAAAAAAGGGGAATCAAAAACCGTAACCGTTCCGCCTGAAATGGGGTACGGCCCAAGAGACGAGAATGCCATGGTGGACATCCCAAGGGAGCAGTTCCCCCCGGAGATGGACCTGAAAGAAGGTCTTCAGCTTCAGCTCCAAAATCCGGCAGGTCAGCCGGTTCCTGCGCGGGTGGCAAGTGTAAACGATACAAGTGTCACCATGGACGTAAACCACTTCCTGGCCGGTAAAACCCTTATTTTTGATATCACCATTGCTGAAACCGGGTTGGAACCCCCGGCAAGCGGCTGTGGCAGCAGCTGTAGCAGCGGCTGTGGCACCAAAGGCGAGGGCTCCGATTCGGGCTGCTGCGGATCCTGCAACTGTGATTAA
- a CDS encoding YqaE/Pmp3 family membrane protein: MELLKIIAAIILPPVGVFLQVGIGKHFWLNILLTILGYIPGIVHAIWVIAKNK, from the coding sequence ATGGAACTTTTGAAAATTATTGCAGCCATTATTCTTCCACCGGTGGGTGTATTTCTCCAGGTCGGCATTGGAAAGCACTTCTGGTTGAATATTCTTTTAACCATTCTTGGCTACATTCCAGGCATAGTTCATGCCATCTGGGTAATAGCCAAAAACAAATAA